Genomic segment of Gilliamella apis:
CCAATAATATTCATAGCCTTTGTCCTATTTTTATTACAATTCCTTGTTGATAAATTTGTTATTAGTAACTAGTGAAAATTTGTTTAATTTCCTGACTATCATTTGCTTCTAACAATCTATCAATAACATCATCATTACCAAGTTTACCGGCTAGTTGTGCTAACAACATGAGATGTTCATTAGCACCGTCATTATTAGCGCTGACCGAAAATAAAAATATTAATTTAACTCCTTTATCATCAAGAGTTTCCCATTCAATTTCTTGGTTGAATTTCCCGATAGCAATACCATTTCGTAGTACGCTATCGCTTTGACCATGAGGAATTGCAATATAATTACCTATACCTGTTGCTCCCAATGATTCTCTATAATAGATATCTTCCAGAAATGAATTAATATCATTAATATAGCCAGCATTAAGTAGTTTCTCTGATAAAATCAGTAATGCTTCATTTTTATTTTTTGCATCAATATTTGTGGCAATGACTTGTTCATCTAAAATTTTATTTAATGACATAAACTCTTCCTCTTATTAAATGTAATAATCCGTTGCTTGTTGCCGGTCGATAATTAACCGGCTTTTAGCTTACATTTATTAATATGAACAAGCATTTAGCTATTTGTTCTTATGTAGTCTTAAAACTTATCGATAATATAATGATGCTTTATTATCTGCTTTAAATAATTTAATTTTTTGCTCTGCTACTTTTTGCGTTTCTAGCACGCAAGGAGGGAATAAAACATTAGGCTCTCTAATCTCGTTATTGCCTCCATTTAACATCTCGCGTAATTTGTTAGCAAAACAGATTTTTATATCACTAGAGATGTTTATTTTGGCAATTCCTAAATCTAGCGAAGCAGCAAGTTCATCATCCGCATTACTAGAACCCCCATGAAGTACTAATGGGATTGAAACCAGCTTATAAATTTCTTCTAGAATATCTAAACGTAATTTAGGAACTAAGTGTTTTGGATAAATACCATGTGATGTACCAATGGCTACCGCAAGAGAATCAATTTTTGTTTCTTCAACAAATTCTTTGGCTTTTAATGGATCGGTGTAAATAATTTCACTTGCTCCCCCTTCAACGGTGGATCCAGTATCGCCAATGGTACCTAACTCTGCTTCCACTGACACACCAACGCTATGTGCTAGTTTTACGACTTCTTTAGTAATTCTAATATTTTCATCAAATGGTTGATGTGAACTGTCAATCATTACTGATGTGAAGCCTAATTGAATGGCATGTGCAACTTGTTGCATGTTGGCACCATGATCTAAGTGAATACAAACGGGTATTTTACTGTGGTTACATTCATAAATAACTTGACTGATAAAACTGTCTTTTAAGAAAGCAAGCTCATCGGGGTGAATTGCCATCATAAATGGTGCGTTTAAACGTTCTGCTGTTTCCATTACGGCAGTCAGTAATTGTCCGCTACCAGCATTGAACGCAGGGACGGAAAATTTATTTTTTCTTGCTATATCTAGCATTTCTTTACCAGTGATTAACATGAGCTGCTCCTTAAATTTGCTGTTATTAATACTTTCCTTTACTTTCTTTTCTTTTATTATTTTATCTTTTCTTATTTGTGTCAATTATTTTTTTTATTTTCTTTTTGTTATTTGTTTTTTTGTTTTATTTTAATTTGTTTTTTGTGTATTATGCAGATAAATCAAAATATAAGGTGGCTAATTATGTTTGCTGAAGAAAGACAACAGATTATTTTAAAGAAAGTAATAGAAAATAAATCGATTACTGTTAAAGAGTTAGCAGAGTTATTAGATGTATCAATGCCTACAGTGCGTAGTGATATTGATATAATTTGTGCAAATTATCCAGATATAGAGCGAACGCATGGTGGGATTGTGTTATCGAATAAATTTATACATCAAACCCCTTATGATGAAAGAAAAGCACTTAATCTAAAAGAAAAACAGAGCATTGCTAGTTTGGCTATATCTTTAATTAAACACAAAGATACAATACTGATTGATTCTAGTTCAACTAGTAATGAAATTGCGAATAAATTAGTCAATATTGATATTAAAATTACTATTATTACTACGGGTATCAATATTGCTGTTAAGCTAAAAGAAAACCCGAATTTGACGGTTATTATCATTGGCGGAGTTTTAAAACCAAAATCAAATACCATACAAAACTCTTTTGATGATAGCGTTATTAATGCTTTTAATATTGATAAGTTTTTCTTTTCAGCATCAGGTGTTTCACTAAAAAACGGGTTCTCTGATTATAATTACAATGAAGTTGTCGACAAAAAAAGATTTTTAGCTAAATGCCAACAATCTATTGCACTAATTGACTCAACCAAATTCAATATTGATTCAAAATCCAGTTTCGCACAATTAAAAGAAGTGGATTATTTAATAACAACTCAAACTGTTGATAAAAAGGATATTGAGCGATATAAAAGGTCGATAAAAGTTCTAACTGCTTGATGATAAAGGGGCCTATTATGAGTTGGTTTAAAAATATGACGGCTAAAGAGTTGCTACAGTATGTTGGTGATATTAAACAAATTGCTGGGGCAACGAGTTCCATTTTAAATGATGGCCCTGGTTTTAATTCTCGTATTTGTGAGGTTAATACCGCAGCAGGGTTAAGTTTTACTGTATTACCTGATCGAGGAATGGATATTTCAGCATGTCGTTATAAAGGCATACCCATTGCGCCAATATCAAAAGTAGGGATCAGAAATCCAGAAAGCGTGAATAATAGTGGATATGAGTTTTTAAAAAATTTTCATTGTGGTTTATTAACTACTTGTGGATTAACGCATATTGGTCCGCCATCGGCTATTAATGGTTTACATGGCCCATTTTCTAATTTACGTACAGAAAATTTTTCTATTAATGAATTTTGGGATGATGATGATTATATTATTCAGTTGAAGGGTAAAATACGTCAAGCTGTGTTTTTTTCTGAAAATATTCAATTACAAAGAACAATAACTACTTCATTAAAATCTTCATCTTTTACTATCACTGACACAATCACTAACCAAGCATTTAGGCATGAAAATATTCAACTTTTATATCATATTAACTTTGGTTATCCACTATTATCACCAGATACGACAATAAAGCTACCCACAGTAACCACGTTACCCCGAGATGAAGTCGCAGATAAGGGGTTGGCGCATTTTCTTGATGTATTACCGCCTCAAGCTATTTTCGATGAGCAGGTCTATTTTCATCGACCAAAACCAGAAAAAAAATGCCGTTTTAGGGTTGAAAATAAAACTATTGGTATTGCGCTGGACTGTCAATATGACTCAACTGAGCTCCCTTATCTGACACAGTGGAATCAATTTGGTCAAAATGAATATGTTCTCGGTATTGAACCTGGTTAGGATGGCCAATGAATAAGCCAGAGGGGGGATTGATTTTAGCACCATTAGAGAGTTTTACGACGTCGCTGCATTTTGATTTAAGTAATATATAATAAACAAAAATACTGTAAGGCATTTTAATAATTACTAGGATGAAAAATTTACATTTCAATTTGGTTAGTAGATAACCCTAATTGACTGTAATGAATAATATTTAATGGAGATAAATAATGAAACGATATGGTAGTGTTGAGGCGGGAGGAACAAAGTTTATTTGTGCTGTTGGCAATGAAAATAATGAAATAATTATTAGCGAAACTATTCCAACCACAACTTATGCAGAAACGATAAAAAAGGTCATTCTGTTTTTTAAACAAAATAGTGTTGATGCTTTAGCAATAGGCAGTTTTGGGCCGGTAGATCTTGATATTTCTAGTGACCAGTATGGATGCATACTGAATACTCCAAAACAAGGTTGGACTAATGTAAATATTGTTTTACCAATACAGAAAGAACTCAATATACCTATCTTTTTTACAACGGATGTTAACTCAAGCGCTTATGGTGAAATGTATTTAAACTCATGTAATAATTTGGTTTATTACACAATTGGCACTGGAATTGGAGGAAGCGCTATTCAAAATGGCGTATTTATAGGTGGCGTCGGTCACCCAGAAATGGGGCATCAATTAATAAAAAAACATTCGTTAGATGTCAATTTTAAAGGTGTTTGTCCATTACATGGTGATTGTTTAGAAGGGCTAGCATCAGGGCCAAGTATTGAAGCAAGAACGGGTAAAAAAGGCCAAGAATTGGATGCTAGTTCAGATGTTTGGGATATTCAAGCATACTATATTGCCCAAGCTATTTTAAATGCGACCTTAGTGATTAGACCTGAGTTAGTCATTGTTGGTGGTGGTGTGATGAGCCAAAATCATATGCTAGAACGAATAAAAACGCATTTTAAAAGATTATTAAATAATTATGTCACCATTGAAAATATTGATAAATATATAAAAACCCCGTCAGTTGAAAATAATGGTAGTGCAACAATTGGTAATTTTTTACTCGCCAAAAACTTATTAATTAAAAATTAATTTATTCGCATTATATATAATTAGGTTGTTATTTCTTCAGGAATAACAACCAACTAAGTAATATTGTCATCTTCTCCTTTAATTATCCACCTTCACTAGGCCACGACAAGCAATGTTATTAGATAAATTAGCTTTAAATGATTATACTGGTGAATTATACGCATCCTTAAATTGAGTATTTATAAACTTAGTTTAAATGAAATATTGTATGCTAAAACATGGAGCATTTGAGGAAATTACAGCAACAATCTGATTTATTTATAGGATCTATTACTGTAACTATTATCAACATATCTAAAATTTATATCTTTGGATGAAACGAGTTGTATGCCAAACAGAATAATTAATCCCAATAATAAGTTATATAAGGATGAGCAATTGAATCGTGACTATCCGGTTACGGATATTTCAGAAAACAACATAAGAGAACAAATGCCTGAAATATTCAACATATTATTAATTGATAGAACGACATCTACAGCTGATGAGATAAATAATATTATTTGGGCCAATGATAATTATAGCCAATATAACCATACAGCCTATTCACCATCTGCTCAGATAAGACCTGAGTTAATCACAGGTAACATGGCAAAAATCATCATGCCTCGGGCGTTAAAACCGCGAGAGCAGCAAAAAGAACGAACTAAATCAAAAGCGGAAGTATTTACACCAATTTGGGTTGTGCAAAAACAAAATGATATTCTTGAGAAAGAATACGCTAATGATGATTTGGATACTTATATTAAGCGAAAATGGTTAGAAATATCATGTGGTGAAGCGCCGTATATGGTTACTCGCTATGATATGAATTCTGGGCAAATGATACCACTGCAAAAAAGAGTAGGTTTTGTTGATAGGAAACTAAAACGTATCAATGCTGAAATAAATGATAAAAAAGAATGGCAAAGATTCGCTATCAAAGCTTATCAAGCCAGTTATGGCTTTGAATGGAATGGCGACTCGCTTTTATTAGCTCGAGAGAATTTATTTTACACATGTTGTGATTATTATTTTGCTAAGTGGCAAGAAGAACCATTATATGAATTTTTGAAAAATGTGGCTGAAGTGATTAGCTATAATTTATTCCAGATGGATGCTTTACAACAGATTATTCCTTTGTCAGAACAACAAGCCTCATTGTGTGACAATCAGTTAACTTCTTTTAGTCAAGAAAACAATGCACAACAATTGCTTAAAAACCACGGTAAGCGTGTAAAAATTATGAATTGGGATATAGGGGAAATGATTTTTTTTGGCGAAGGAGATAGATAATGAAATTCGATGTGGTTGTCGGTAATCCTCCCTATCAAGATATGAATGTCGGCGAAAATAATCAAGCTGTTCCTATATATCATTATTTTTATGATTTAGCTGAAAAGGTCGCAAGTAAATACACGTTGATTTCGCCGGCTCGATTCTTGGCAAATCAAGGGGCAACACCGAAAAAGTGGAATCAGAAAATGCTGACTGACAAACATATCAATATTGAATATTTCAATGCTAAAAGTGATGAAGTTTTCCCAAATGTTGATATTAAAGGCGGTATCGTAATTATTTTTAAAGATAAAAATAAAATTTTTGGTGAAATTGATACTTTTATTCCTTTCAAGGAATTGCGATCTATATTTCATAAAGTTAAATCAATAACTAAAGAAAATATGAGTAATTTTGTGTATAGCCCCGATAGTTATCGATTTACAGATTGTTTGTTTATTGAAAATCCTTATTTGATTGGCCGAACGGATAAGGCTCATGCAAAAGCTGTCGCCTCTAGTGTATTTAGTCGCTATCCAGAAATATTTTTTACCACCAAGCCAGATGATGGCGAGGATTATATTCAAATCTACGGTCGCACAAAAGGTGCCCGTATATATTATTGGTTGAAAAGAAAATATATTGCTAATCATGCTAATTTAGATAAATGGAAAGTTTTTGTGCCAGGTGCTAATGGAACAGGGGCGTTTGGAGAGATATTGAGTACACCAGTTGTTGGATCTCCCGCAATCGGACATAACCAAACATTTGTCAGTCTAGGAGAATTTGATACTGAGTTTGAAGCTGAAGCATTACTTAAATACCTTAAGTCAAAATTTGCTCGTTCAATGCTAGGTATTATGAAAACAACCCAGAATAATCAATCAAAGATCACATGGTCAAAAGTTCCGCTGCAAAATTTTACTAAAAATTCAGATATAGATTGGAGTAGATCTATTTCAGATGTCGATCAGCAACTTTATATTAAATATAGTTTAGCTGAAAACGAAATTAACTTTATTGAAAGTAAGGTTAACCCCATGAACTAACTAAGTAAATTTGCAATGGTTAATATAATAGAAACCAATCGATTTAAATTTTTTAATGTTGATGAAAATATTGTTATTTTTACTTATCAGGATGATTTAGAAAAATTAAACTTAAATTTAGAGAAAATTGCTAAAAACACGCAAAATACTTGGCAACCAAACAGAAATCAAAAAGAGATAGATAAAAATACCCTACAAGGGAAAATTGTTGAGGAGTTATTTATTGATTTGATTGAGTACCAAAATTGTCAAAATGATAATATGAGACAATTATCATATACGGCTTATGACCAATTTAGGACTGATTTATTTAAAAAACATGCTCCTTTTGATGGTCTTATCTATGAAAAAAATAATCCCAATATCGCACTTGTTAAGCAAAAAATAACGGAAACAATTCTTGCCAGCCATTATGGTATGTTAACTGATGATACTATTGAGTTTTGCCGAGCAAATAACGTTTATTTGGTAGAGATAAAGTCATCAAAGATCCCTAATAATATCTATTTATCAAAAAGTTGTAATTTACGAAAATATACTTCTCATCAAGCATTAATTAATCGTCTTAGACAACTAGATCTATTTAAATATCCTAAGTTCAATAGAAAAAATGGTGATATTATTCATAACACTTGCGATTATTTAGCTTGGATTAAAAATAATATTATTTCTATGTCACAAAAATCAGACAGTGAAATAATCGATGCCGAAATAAATTCGTCTTTAGATATATACACCAGAATTTTTATCAATGACAAAGTAACAACAGATGATGGCAAAAAAGTCTTTATCGGTTATCTATTGGGATATGTTTTAGGGTATCAGTTTTATGAAAATCTTAAAATTATGAACTTTGCTTCTAAAAAATCTAGCAAAGCGATTTATGTCACTTATCCAATCTCAAATACAACAAGTTTTAACCGCTTATTTGATGATAAAAGGCTGTGGTAAATACAACAAATTATAGTCAAAATCCCTAAAATTTTGATGTCATGTTACTTATGATACCGTTTGAATCCTTAACGTCTCGACAATGAAAACAGAGTAATAGAATTAACTACATATGCATCAATATTGCCTATTATTTATATCACTACAATCTTATTGGATTTAACTTTTTAGTTAATAGTGTTAAATAATCACTATTGTTGATTATTTAGTCAGTTAGAAACCTCAATGCTTATCGTCAAGATTATAAGCGTCTTGATAAAGTTTTAACTGATTAAATTGGTTAACAATATTTATAGATACACGTCATTATCGAACCAAATGTATCCGGGGTTGTATCCGATTTTGCACTTGATATGGGGTAATCTCAGTTGACATCGGTTGACAAAGAAAATCGCTTGAAAGGTAGCTTGGAAAAGGCTTTAGACATAAAAAAAACTGCTAGAAGCAGGTCTTAAAATTTGGTGATTGGTGCCCGGACGCGGAATCGAAGATACAGCTTAAAGTATTGGTATTATTGGGTTGGGGGATGTATCCGTGTTTTTATCCATGATTATACTTATTTGCTTTAATTCACACTTCATCCATCACTTTTATGATTATTAAATAGTTACTAATTATAATGTCAGTTATATTCTAAGGGTACATACTTTTTGATATAAAATATAATGTAAATTTGTTTATTAGCACAAGTTAATGCTTATAATTGGCACAGATTTAGTACCATAGCATGCCATATAACACAGCTTAGTCTTCAGGAATTATTTACTAGTTTTTGTCTTATTCTTAACTAATTTAATTATTAGAGTTGAATACCGTATTTATTTTCAATAAATAGATCTAACTTTTTTTGATTCTTTTCTTTTAAAATATAATTAATTTCTTCATCTGAGAAATTGTAGATTCCAAAATTATTAATATAGTTTCCATTTAATGAATAATAATCAGAAGAATAGGGTTTACTTGTTGTTTTGATATAGTACCAAAATAGTCTTGATTCGATAATACGTTTTATAAGTAACAGTTCTTTTTTAGTATGTCCGACTATTGCTATTCCATTATAGAATAAAAGATCTTTATCGGTTGAGATAATACTGCTTGGTGTCTTATTAGACATTTTAGGGAGGAATAATTTATTACCAATTACATTTAGTGACTGTGTTCTACCAAACGCAAACCAATCCTCATATTTACCTGAACCTTTATCTCTTTTAGCAAGAATATCTTTTTTACTCAAAAGGTATCGATAAGCTTCTGGATATTTTGTCTTCAATATACTTTCTTTAATTAATTTTGCACTAGAGTGTGTATCTCTATTATAGGGAAATATTATTTTTTCTTCTAAGTCTTTTAATGAATATGAGCTACTTAATTTATTTGAATTAATAATACTTTTACATAATTCTTTTTCTATTTTGTAATCTTTATCTTTATTAAAATAATAATATTTTTCATCTTCATAAATTGGTTTAAATATATATATATCATTTTTTAATGTTGCTAAACCATGACTAGTTTTATATTTTTCACCAAAAGGGCTTCCTATTTCTTCAATCTTAGAGATTATATCTGTATCTTTCAAATTCCATCCTTTTTTAGAATTTAAGAGAGAGTATTTTATTTTATTGAATTGTTTTTTATCATTTAAATTATTACTTTCTGATTTGTAATATTCTAAATAGCTAGAAATTTTATTTTTAATAAAACATATACATGTATAAGTATTTCTAGATCGAAAAATTTGTTCACAGCCAAAATCAATAATTTGAAAGTTCAATTGTTTATTTTGGAAATATTCACGTAATGCACGCCCATTCAAACTTTTGAAAAAAGTATTCATTGTTATATAACCAAGAATGCCTTCTGATGCTAAATTTTCGATCGCAATTTGAAAGAAAGGTATATATAAATCAGAATTTCCTGTGGAGCTTACTGACCAGTTTTTTAATAATTTTTTAGTTTCAATATTTAAGTTACGGGCACAAACATAGGGGGGATTTCCTAAAATAATATTAAAACCAGAAAAATCACTAATATAGTCATTCCAATTAAATATTAATGCATCACCAACAAATAAATTAAATTTGAATTCAGGTATATCTTCACCATTTATTAATGCTAAAAGAGAAAGTAATAATTTTGTTCTTTGTATTGAATATTCTTGAATATCTAAACCAAAAATATTTTTTTCAAAAATATTTTTATAGGTTTCATTAGTTAATTTTTTTAAATTTTGTGCTGCATTAAACAAAAAACCTCCACAACCACAAGATATATCAGCTATTTTTATAGTGGAAATATCTTTTCTTTTTTTAAGGACTGTATTGGTAATGTATGTTCGAATATTTTTGGGTGTATATACTGCACCGTTAACAATTCTATCTGAAGGAGATATGACATATTCAAAAAGCTTGATTAGTTCTTCAAAATTAAATTCATGAATTTCATTATTAATTAAATCTAGGAAAGTATTAAATAATTTATTATTTGTTTTTTTCATTGATGTAATTAAATAGGATTTTATTAATTTATTATTTTTTAGTGAAATATTATTTTTATAAATGAATGCTGAGATGATTAGTTGATCAACCTCAAAAGGTTTCGTTATTTTATTATGTTTGAAATATGTGATTACTTTATTTTTCATGAGTAAATTAATAATTAAAATATATTTATGAAATAAAATATTACTAGTATGTTATAAAACAATAACTTTTTTTCAAAAAATTTTCATAAGTTATCTATGTACTAAATAATAGTTTATCGCAATTATTGTATCCATTTATAGTTGTTCTTTGTGTTCTTTTAAAGTAGAAAAGCTTTTATTAAGTTTCTTTGATATAATATAGAATTCCTTAAAGGATTCATTATCCATTTGTTGTTCTATTTTTTTTTCTAAGACAATTAGTTTTTCCTGTA
This window contains:
- a CDS encoding ketose-bisphosphate aldolase, which produces MLITGKEMLDIARKNKFSVPAFNAGSGQLLTAVMETAERLNAPFMMAIHPDELAFLKDSFISQVIYECNHSKIPVCIHLDHGANMQQVAHAIQLGFTSVMIDSSHQPFDENIRITKEVVKLAHSVGVSVEAELGTIGDTGSTVEGGASEIIYTDPLKAKEFVEETKIDSLAVAIGTSHGIYPKHLVPKLRLDILEEIYKLVSIPLVLHGGSSNADDELAASLDLGIAKINISSDIKICFANKLREMLNGGNNEIREPNVLFPPCVLETQKVAEQKIKLFKADNKASLYYR
- a CDS encoding Eco57I restriction-modification methylase domain-containing protein codes for the protein MKFDVVVGNPPYQDMNVGENNQAVPIYHYFYDLAEKVASKYTLISPARFLANQGATPKKWNQKMLTDKHINIEYFNAKSDEVFPNVDIKGGIVIIFKDKNKIFGEIDTFIPFKELRSIFHKVKSITKENMSNFVYSPDSYRFTDCLFIENPYLIGRTDKAHAKAVASSVFSRYPEIFFTTKPDDGEDYIQIYGRTKGARIYYWLKRKYIANHANLDKWKVFVPGANGTGAFGEILSTPVVGSPAIGHNQTFVSLGEFDTEFEAEALLKYLKSKFARSMLGIMKTTQNNQSKITWSKVPLQNFTKNSDIDWSRSISDVDQQLYIKYSLAENEINFIESKVNPMN
- a CDS encoding Eco57I restriction-modification methylase domain-containing protein yields the protein MKNKVITYFKHNKITKPFEVDQLIISAFIYKNNISLKNNKLIKSYLITSMKKTNNKLFNTFLDLINNEIHEFNFEELIKLFEYVISPSDRIVNGAVYTPKNIRTYITNTVLKKRKDISTIKIADISCGCGGFLFNAAQNLKKLTNETYKNIFEKNIFGLDIQEYSIQRTKLLLSLLALINGEDIPEFKFNLFVGDALIFNWNDYISDFSGFNIILGNPPYVCARNLNIETKKLLKNWSVSSTGNSDLYIPFFQIAIENLASEGILGYITMNTFFKSLNGRALREYFQNKQLNFQIIDFGCEQIFRSRNTYTCICFIKNKISSYLEYYKSESNNLNDKKQFNKIKYSLLNSKKGWNLKDTDIISKIEEIGSPFGEKYKTSHGLATLKNDIYIFKPIYEDEKYYYFNKDKDYKIEKELCKSIINSNKLSSSYSLKDLEEKIIFPYNRDTHSSAKLIKESILKTKYPEAYRYLLSKKDILAKRDKGSGKYEDWFAFGRTQSLNVIGNKLFLPKMSNKTPSSIISTDKDLLFYNGIAIVGHTKKELLLIKRIIESRLFWYYIKTTSKPYSSDYYSLNGNYINNFGIYNFSDEEINYILKEKNQKKLDLFIENKYGIQL
- the scrK gene encoding fructokinase ScrK, whose protein sequence is MMKRYGSVEAGGTKFICAVGNENNEIIISETIPTTTYAETIKKVILFFKQNSVDALAIGSFGPVDLDISSDQYGCILNTPKQGWTNVNIVLPIQKELNIPIFFTTDVNSSAYGEMYLNSCNNLVYYTIGTGIGGSAIQNGVFIGGVGHPEMGHQLIKKHSLDVNFKGVCPLHGDCLEGLASGPSIEARTGKKGQELDASSDVWDIQAYYIAQAILNATLVIRPELVIVGGGVMSQNHMLERIKTHFKRLLNNYVTIENIDKYIKTPSVENNGSATIGNFLLAKNLLIKN
- a CDS encoding DeoR/GlpR family DNA-binding transcription regulator, giving the protein MFAEERQQIILKKVIENKSITVKELAELLDVSMPTVRSDIDIICANYPDIERTHGGIVLSNKFIHQTPYDERKALNLKEKQSIASLAISLIKHKDTILIDSSSTSNEIANKLVNIDIKITIITTGINIAVKLKENPNLTVIIIGGVLKPKSNTIQNSFDDSVINAFNIDKFFFSASGVSLKNGFSDYNYNEVVDKKRFLAKCQQSIALIDSTKFNIDSKSSFAQLKEVDYLITTQTVDKKDIERYKRSIKVLTA
- a CDS encoding DUF4432 family protein; the encoded protein is MSWFKNMTAKELLQYVGDIKQIAGATSSILNDGPGFNSRICEVNTAAGLSFTVLPDRGMDISACRYKGIPIAPISKVGIRNPESVNNSGYEFLKNFHCGLLTTCGLTHIGPPSAINGLHGPFSNLRTENFSINEFWDDDDYIIQLKGKIRQAVFFSENIQLQRTITTSLKSSSFTITDTITNQAFRHENIQLLYHINFGYPLLSPDTTIKLPTVTTLPRDEVADKGLAHFLDVLPPQAIFDEQVYFHRPKPEKKCRFRVENKTIGIALDCQYDSTELPYLTQWNQFGQNEYVLGIEPG
- a CDS encoding PTS sugar transporter subunit IIA is translated as MSLNKILDEQVIATNIDAKNKNEALLILSEKLLNAGYINDINSFLEDIYYRESLGATGIGNYIAIPHGQSDSVLRNGIAIGKFNQEIEWETLDDKGVKLIFLFSVSANNDGANEHLMLLAQLAGKLGNDDVIDRLLEANDSQEIKQIFTSY